The Candidatus Eisenbacteria bacterium genome has a window encoding:
- a CDS encoding DNA-3-methyladenine glycosylase I → MTKRRCPWPRTPLDVEYHDREWGVPVHDDRRLFELLVLEGAQAGLAWSTILKKRPGYRRAFAGFDPRKVARFRATDAARLVRDAGIVRHRQKIDAAIGNARAFLKVQAEFGSFDRYVWRFVGGRSLQGRRRSLRAVPARTAESDALSRDLRARGFRFVGSTICYAFMQAVGMVNDHLVTCFRHRRLAGRMRR, encoded by the coding sequence ATGACGAAACGGCGGTGCCCCTGGCCGCGCACGCCGCTCGACGTCGAGTACCACGACCGCGAGTGGGGCGTCCCCGTGCACGACGATCGGCGGTTGTTCGAGCTCCTGGTCCTCGAGGGTGCTCAGGCCGGCCTCGCGTGGTCGACGATCCTCAAGAAGCGGCCCGGCTACCGCCGCGCGTTCGCCGGCTTCGATCCCCGCAAGGTCGCGCGCTTCCGCGCCACGGACGCCGCGCGCCTCGTGCGCGACGCCGGCATCGTGCGCCATCGCCAGAAGATCGACGCGGCGATCGGCAACGCTCGCGCGTTCCTGAAGGTGCAGGCCGAGTTCGGCTCGTTCGATCGCTACGTCTGGCGGTTCGTCGGCGGGCGTTCCCTCCAGGGCCGCCGCCGCAGCCTCCGCGCCGTCCCGGCCCGCACCGCCGAGTCGGACGCGCTCAGCCGCGACCTGCGTGCGCGCGGCTTCCGCTTCGTCGGCTCGACGATCTGCTACGCGTTCATGCAGGCCGTCGGTATGGTGAACGACCACCTGGTCACGTGCTTCCGCCACCGCCGCCTCGCGGGGCGGATGCGGCGATGA
- a CDS encoding putative quinol monooxygenase produces the protein MIVVTGSIVARADTFDRVLALSREHVLRSRAEPGCLSHAVYRDVENPLRLVFFEEWADRKALAKHFAVPASGEFVTSAGALAAEPPTLRIYEATPAS, from the coding sequence ATGATCGTCGTCACGGGGAGCATCGTTGCGCGGGCGGATACGTTCGATCGGGTGTTGGCGCTGAGCCGCGAGCACGTGTTGCGGTCGCGGGCGGAACCGGGGTGCCTCTCGCATGCGGTGTACCGCGACGTCGAGAATCCGCTGCGGCTCGTGTTCTTCGAGGAGTGGGCCGACCGAAAGGCGCTCGCGAAGCATTTCGCCGTGCCGGCGTCCGGCGAGTTCGTGACGAGCGCGGGGGCGCTCGCGGCCGAGCCGCCGACGCTGCGGATCTACGAGGCCACGCCGGCGTCGTGA
- a CDS encoding deoxyhypusine synthase family protein yields the protein MSAKPISTFIRHHFRHFNAAALVDAAEAYRKQVDGGGKMLMAVAGAMSTAELGLSLAEMIRRDKVHAISCTGANLEEDVFNLVAHDHYVRIPHYRDLTPKDEEDLLARHLNRVTDTCIPEEEAMRRIERLVAEYWLADDAKGERGFPHEYLYRLLLSGKLKKLYQIDPKDSWMMAAAEKNLPIFVPGWEDSTLGNIYAAHCLRNDLKHTGTVRTGVEYMMALADWYQKTASQTPVGFFQIGGGIAGDFPICVVPMLEQDLRIEGVPRWAYFCQVSDSTTSYGSYSGAVPNEKITWGKLVAETPKFIIESDASIVAPLIFAYVLDW from the coding sequence ATGAGCGCGAAGCCGATTTCCACCTTCATCCGGCATCATTTCCGGCACTTCAACGCGGCCGCGTTGGTCGACGCCGCGGAGGCGTACCGCAAGCAGGTCGACGGCGGCGGCAAGATGCTGATGGCCGTCGCCGGCGCCATGAGCACGGCCGAGCTCGGGCTCTCGCTCGCGGAGATGATCCGGCGCGACAAAGTGCACGCGATCTCCTGCACCGGCGCGAACCTCGAGGAGGACGTCTTCAACCTCGTCGCGCACGATCACTACGTGCGCATCCCGCACTATCGGGATCTCACGCCGAAGGACGAGGAAGACCTCCTGGCGCGGCACCTGAACCGCGTGACCGACACCTGCATCCCCGAGGAAGAAGCCATGCGCCGCATCGAGCGCCTCGTCGCCGAGTACTGGCTCGCCGACGACGCCAAGGGCGAGCGCGGGTTCCCGCACGAGTACCTGTACCGGCTGCTGCTCTCGGGGAAGCTGAAGAAGCTCTACCAGATCGATCCCAAGGACAGCTGGATGATGGCCGCGGCCGAGAAGAACCTGCCGATCTTCGTCCCCGGTTGGGAGGACTCGACGCTCGGCAACATCTATGCCGCCCATTGCCTGCGCAACGACTTGAAGCATACGGGCACCGTCCGCACGGGCGTCGAGTACATGATGGCGCTGGCCGACTGGTACCAGAAGACGGCGTCGCAGACGCCGGTCGGCTTCTTCCAGATCGGCGGCGGCATCGCCGGCGACTTCCCGATCTGCGTCGTCCCCATGCTCGAGCAGGACTTGCGCATCGAGGGCGTGCCGCGCTGGGCGTACTTCTGCCAGGTGAGCGACTCGACGACGAGCTACGGATCGTACTCGGGCGCCGTGCCGAACGAGAAGATCACGTGGGGGAAGCTCGTGGCCGAGACGCCGAAGTTCATCATCGAGTCGGACGCGTCGATCGTCGCGCCGCTCATCTTCGCGTACGTGCTGGATTGGTGA
- a CDS encoding glycosyltransferase family 39 protein, which produces MRFDAERAPLVVGAVFLALALHGLGAYDVVGDDEAREVGIVQDVAAGHWLWPRFNDRMIPDKPILFHWVAAIPCLVAGFSETAVRLPAALAAAGLVAWTTWFGMRTLGANPGIAAGLLLATFPAFFDRARVARPDTLMLVLLATALGLAWTAWRHDRRRDATSALVLLGLATFVKGPVPPVLFGATMVAFLAWQRELRRLRLFLSVPGLAAFVLLGFGWYAVAMAGWGDEFVRQHLVGRYVRNLAGGLAQGRAYSPKSLGYHLSFYPIHLLSIALPWTPLVVAAVIRLARRRGFANPLVRFLVCWIVVPVVVFTPAEYKLRYYLLPCLPPLALLAAPLAVELVTRPLGHLRATRQSIVAGLIVLLAGAAAAWLALARPDLLSEADQAVLEAVLASIPGGKGVAAAIVGMLLGVTGAAVVLRLWGPLIAVTGALAIGWLAVGAPAVAVRASQAQSLRPFAETIRDRFPAPGALAFYGETVRSVVVYVGHPVPSLGRDARRITPGLGVIATPAAYEVLARAGYVGPTLAIGSGLTGNLERATLVLAEGLEKPR; this is translated from the coding sequence TTGCGATTCGACGCTGAGCGTGCGCCGCTCGTGGTCGGCGCCGTCTTCCTGGCGCTCGCGCTGCACGGCCTCGGTGCCTACGACGTGGTCGGGGACGACGAGGCGCGCGAGGTCGGCATCGTGCAGGACGTCGCCGCCGGGCACTGGCTCTGGCCGCGCTTCAACGACCGGATGATTCCCGACAAGCCGATCCTGTTCCACTGGGTCGCGGCGATCCCGTGTCTGGTGGCGGGCTTCTCGGAAACGGCCGTGCGCCTGCCGGCCGCGCTCGCGGCGGCGGGCCTCGTCGCGTGGACGACCTGGTTCGGCATGCGGACGCTGGGCGCGAATCCCGGCATCGCGGCCGGTCTCCTCCTCGCGACCTTTCCCGCCTTCTTCGACCGCGCCCGTGTCGCGCGACCCGACACGCTGATGCTGGTGCTCCTGGCCACGGCCCTCGGCCTCGCCTGGACCGCGTGGCGCCATGATCGCCGTCGCGACGCGACGTCGGCTCTCGTCCTGCTGGGTCTCGCGACGTTCGTGAAAGGGCCGGTTCCACCCGTGCTCTTCGGGGCGACGATGGTGGCCTTCCTCGCCTGGCAACGCGAGCTCCGTCGCCTGCGACTCTTCCTCTCCGTCCCCGGCCTCGCGGCCTTCGTGCTGCTCGGCTTCGGCTGGTACGCGGTCGCGATGGCCGGCTGGGGCGACGAGTTCGTCCGCCAGCACCTGGTCGGGCGCTACGTGCGGAACCTCGCCGGCGGGCTCGCGCAAGGCCGCGCGTACTCGCCGAAGTCGCTCGGCTACCATCTGAGCTTCTACCCGATCCACCTCCTGTCGATCGCGCTGCCGTGGACGCCGCTCGTCGTGGCGGCCGTGATCCGCCTGGCTCGCCGGCGCGGGTTCGCGAATCCCCTCGTGCGCTTCCTCGTCTGCTGGATCGTCGTGCCCGTGGTCGTGTTCACGCCTGCGGAGTACAAGCTGCGCTACTACCTGCTGCCCTGCCTGCCGCCCCTGGCGCTCCTCGCAGCGCCGCTCGCCGTCGAGCTGGTGACGCGTCCGCTCGGCCACCTGCGCGCGACACGCCAGTCGATCGTCGCGGGCCTGATCGTGCTGCTCGCGGGCGCGGCCGCCGCGTGGCTCGCGCTCGCCCGCCCCGATCTGCTGTCCGAGGCCGATCAGGCGGTGCTCGAGGCCGTCCTCGCCAGCATCCCGGGCGGCAAGGGCGTCGCGGCAGCGATCGTGGGAATGCTTCTCGGCGTCACCGGCGCCGCGGTCGTGCTCCGCCTGTGGGGACCGCTCATCGCGGTCACGGGCGCGCTCGCGATCGGCTGGCTCGCGGTCGGGGCGCCGGCAGTCGCCGTTCGCGCGAGCCAGGCGCAGTCGCTGCGCCCGTTCGCAGAGACGATCCGTGACCGCTTCCCCGCGCCCGGAGCCCTCGCGTTCTACGGCGAGACCGTGCGGTCGGTCGTCGTCTACGTCGGGCACCCGGTCCCGTCTCTCGGACGCGACGCGCGTCGCATCACGCCCGGTCTCGGCGTCATCGCCACGCCGGCGGCCTACGAGGTGCTCGCCCGGGCGGGCTACGTTGGTCCGACGCTCGCGATCGGGAGCGGCCTCACCGGCAACCTCGAGCGCGCCACGCTCGTGCTCGCCGAAGGCCTCGAAAAACCCCGTTGA
- a CDS encoding acylphosphatase, producing MVRARLRILGRVQGVWYRGSMQEEARRRGVAGWARNEPDGSVAAEVEGERPDVDALIAWARRGPSGARVSEVVVEWISATGDEQGDFAIRR from the coding sequence ATGGTACGCGCGCGCCTTCGGATCCTCGGCCGGGTGCAGGGCGTGTGGTACCGCGGCTCGATGCAGGAGGAGGCCCGCCGACGGGGCGTCGCCGGATGGGCCCGCAACGAGCCCGACGGCAGCGTCGCCGCCGAGGTCGAGGGCGAGCGGCCGGACGTCGATGCGCTCATCGCGTGGGCGCGCCGGGGCCCGTCCGGCGCGCGCGTGAGCGAGGTCGTCGTCGAATGGATTTCCGCCACCGGCGACGAGCAGGGCGACTTTGCGATTCGACGCTGA